The Sorangiineae bacterium MSr11367 genome window below encodes:
- a CDS encoding alpha/beta hydrolase, which yields MGLDLSTSSPSLAHAFVTEPGHTPTRWIFFLHGILGSGNNFRTLARRWVQARPHLGLVLVDLRMHGRSQGFEPPHTIESAAKDLVALEAEVTARGGTVCGVVGHSFGGKVALQYVADKRGELDRAWIIDSTPGARPNAAGSESTVRVYQLLRTLPPRFESRQAFNDALAAGGLDAGMVQWLAMNVDSIPGGGYRFRLDLDAIGALLGDYFEQDLWPVVENPPGTISIELIIGGRSKVLDEADRQRAERAARQSPGRVDVHIIAGASHWVHVDAPDELFELLAASSH from the coding sequence ATGGGACTCGACCTCTCCACTTCTTCGCCCAGCCTGGCCCATGCTTTCGTCACGGAGCCCGGGCATACGCCGACCCGCTGGATCTTCTTTCTTCACGGCATCCTTGGCAGCGGAAACAACTTTCGAACCCTGGCGCGACGGTGGGTGCAAGCGCGACCGCACCTCGGGCTCGTGCTCGTCGATCTTCGCATGCATGGGCGCTCGCAAGGTTTCGAGCCGCCGCACACCATCGAATCGGCCGCGAAGGATCTGGTCGCGCTCGAAGCGGAGGTCACCGCACGCGGCGGGACCGTGTGCGGCGTGGTTGGGCATAGCTTCGGCGGCAAGGTGGCGCTGCAATACGTGGCCGACAAACGCGGTGAGCTCGACCGCGCATGGATCATCGACTCCACGCCCGGCGCACGGCCCAACGCCGCCGGCTCCGAGTCCACGGTTCGCGTCTACCAGCTCCTTCGGACGCTCCCACCCCGGTTCGAATCGCGCCAAGCCTTCAACGACGCGCTGGCCGCGGGCGGCCTCGATGCGGGCATGGTCCAGTGGCTCGCGATGAACGTGGACTCGATCCCCGGAGGAGGGTACCGCTTTCGCCTCGACCTCGACGCCATCGGCGCGCTGCTGGGCGACTACTTCGAGCAAGACCTCTGGCCGGTGGTGGAGAATCCGCCGGGCACCATCTCGATCGAGCTGATCATCGGCGGGCGCTCCAAGGTGCTCGACGAGGCCGACCGCCAGCGCGCCGAGCGTGCGGCACGCCAGAGCCCGGGCCGGGTCGACGTGCACATCATCGCCGGAGCCAGCCATTGGGTGCACGTCGATGCACCGGACGAGCTCTTCGAGCTCCTCGCGGCATCCTCGCACTAG
- a CDS encoding NIPSNAP family protein produces the protein MATFSPFVELRQYTLRPGTRDTMIELFDREFVETQEAVGMKIIGQFRDLGDPNRFVWLRGFRDLDARAHSLRAFYEEGLAWKTHRESARATMVDTNDALLLHPARTNSGFALEGASRSSTAPKSLVTATLHSFAGPPGEDQTAYFERNLKPVLTAAGATILAYFVTDPSPNTYPRLPLREGEHAFVWFAHYADHAAALPPLPTWGRTQVLRLAPTARSLLR, from the coding sequence ATGGCAACGTTTTCCCCCTTCGTCGAACTGCGGCAGTACACCCTTCGTCCCGGCACGCGCGACACGATGATCGAGCTCTTCGATCGCGAATTCGTCGAGACGCAGGAGGCCGTGGGCATGAAAATCATCGGCCAATTCCGCGATCTGGGCGACCCCAATCGCTTCGTCTGGCTCCGCGGTTTTCGCGATCTCGACGCGCGCGCCCATTCGCTCAGAGCCTTTTACGAGGAAGGCCTCGCCTGGAAGACGCACCGCGAGTCTGCACGCGCCACCATGGTCGACACGAACGACGCCCTTCTCTTGCACCCCGCCCGGACCAACTCCGGCTTCGCCCTGGAAGGCGCGTCGCGCTCCTCGACCGCCCCCAAGAGCTTGGTGACCGCCACCCTCCATTCCTTCGCAGGCCCGCCCGGTGAAGACCAAACGGCGTACTTCGAGCGAAACCTCAAACCCGTCCTCACCGCCGCCGGCGCCACGATCCTGGCCTATTTCGTCACCGATCCAAGCCCCAACACCTACCCCCGCCTCCCCCTTCGCGAAGGCGAACACGCCTTCGTATGGTTCGCGCACTACGCGGATCACGCTGCAGCCCTCCCGCCATTGCCCACCTGGGGCCGTACCCAAGTCCTGCGCCTCGCCCCAACGGCACGCTCGCTGTTGCGGTGA
- a CDS encoding TetR/AcrR family transcriptional regulator, translated as MGRLRMNDPEGMRNRVLDAAAEAFQARGYHATSMHDVMKAAEMSGGALYHHFPTKKDLALAVIRERVAAAVEATWIAPVQRARRATDGIAAVFASIITELTERGAVRGCPLANLGLELSLADPQLRAAVQAVYDTWRTALAEKFRADKVAGDPDGLATFVISAYSGAMALAKAEQSPAPLQTCIEQLTPSLAPRGKSAAAAGKLTGRSRDREQ; from the coding sequence ATGGGCCGCCTGCGTATGAACGACCCCGAGGGGATGCGAAACCGCGTTCTGGATGCGGCCGCGGAGGCCTTTCAGGCGCGCGGCTACCACGCCACGAGCATGCACGACGTCATGAAGGCCGCCGAGATGAGCGGCGGTGCGCTCTACCATCACTTCCCCACGAAGAAGGACCTGGCGCTGGCCGTCATCCGCGAACGGGTCGCCGCCGCCGTCGAAGCGACGTGGATCGCCCCGGTCCAACGGGCGCGTCGCGCCACCGACGGCATCGCCGCGGTGTTCGCGAGCATCATCACCGAGCTCACCGAACGCGGTGCGGTGCGCGGATGCCCCCTGGCCAACCTCGGCCTCGAGCTCTCCCTCGCCGACCCGCAACTCCGCGCCGCCGTGCAAGCGGTCTACGACACCTGGCGCACCGCCCTCGCCGAGAAATTCCGAGCCGACAAAGTCGCCGGCGACCCCGATGGCCTCGCGACCTTCGTCATCTCCGCCTACTCCGGCGCCATGGCCCTCGCCAAAGCCGAACAGAGCCCAGCCCCCCTGCAAACCTGCATCGAGCAACTAACCCCCAGCCTCGCCCCACGTGGCAAAAGCGCGGCAGCAGCCGGAAAATTGACAGGGAGATCGAGAGATCGGGAGCAGTGA
- a CDS encoding HPF/RaiA family ribosome-associated protein: protein MILPCQITFRDFSPSPALAELIQKKADKLDHLFDHIVGCRVVVEAPHRHHHNGRHYHIRIDITVPNGELVIGRDPPEKAAHQDAHAAIEDAFDDAERVLHEHARKVRREVKRHDGVSRARVKKLFTEQGYGFLETRDGREIYFHRNSVLHNRFGKLHIGDEVKYAEEDGDKGPQASTVDPR from the coding sequence ATGATCCTACCGTGTCAGATCACGTTTCGCGATTTCTCACCGTCACCGGCCTTGGCCGAATTGATTCAAAAGAAAGCCGATAAACTCGATCATCTGTTCGATCACATCGTCGGTTGTCGTGTGGTCGTCGAAGCTCCGCACCGGCATCATCACAACGGGCGGCATTACCACATACGAATCGACATCACCGTTCCCAACGGCGAACTCGTCATCGGTCGCGACCCACCTGAGAAGGCGGCGCACCAGGACGCGCACGCGGCGATCGAAGATGCCTTCGACGACGCCGAGCGCGTACTGCACGAGCACGCTCGCAAGGTGCGTCGCGAGGTGAAACGCCACGACGGCGTCAGCCGTGCTCGCGTGAAGAAGCTGTTCACCGAACAAGGCTATGGCTTCCTCGAAACGCGGGACGGTCGCGAGATCTATTTTCATCGAAATAGCGTCTTGCATAACCGGTTCGGCAAATTGCATATCGGTGACGAGGTCAAATATGCCGAAGAGGACGGCGACAAGGGCCCTCAAGCGAGCACGGTCGATCCTCGATAA
- a CDS encoding GNAT family N-acetyltransferase, with the protein MGTHDPRIERLPEEEVVHRATSGALPSRWKMLVSEAGILTLGAEELVIERGEPRVGQAVCLLSGNRIAFRRVLELNGSSTSGMRLRADVAPFEDRWTDGILGVVQPRSIDRAVAVNPVQFTRASWYAAVASAHLRSVKRRLQKQQRLPLTTRLLSADEWPGVRSFWQEACGRGLPVQAHANQHVVGLFDGARLVGVNIHLGFGSQAYSAFTLVDRRYRGCGGGRKMIEHAVAISYERKFESIYVNINVRNLPSIAAYRACGFHPMRWWSDEADPLASAERQQMVFELDLTKRRP; encoded by the coding sequence ATGGGGACACACGACCCGCGCATCGAACGGCTTCCCGAGGAAGAGGTGGTGCACCGTGCGACCTCGGGCGCGCTGCCATCGCGTTGGAAGATGCTCGTGTCCGAAGCGGGCATCCTCACCTTGGGCGCCGAGGAGCTCGTGATCGAGCGCGGCGAGCCGCGTGTGGGCCAGGCGGTGTGCCTGCTCTCGGGCAACCGCATCGCCTTCCGTCGCGTGCTCGAGTTGAATGGCTCCTCCACGTCGGGCATGCGCCTTCGCGCCGACGTTGCCCCCTTCGAAGATCGCTGGACGGACGGCATCCTCGGCGTCGTTCAGCCGCGCAGCATCGATCGCGCGGTCGCCGTCAATCCCGTGCAGTTTACACGCGCCAGCTGGTACGCCGCGGTGGCCTCCGCGCACCTTCGCTCGGTGAAGCGCCGGCTGCAGAAGCAACAGCGCCTGCCGCTGACCACGCGGCTCTTGTCTGCGGACGAGTGGCCCGGCGTGCGCTCGTTTTGGCAAGAGGCGTGCGGGCGCGGGCTGCCGGTGCAGGCCCACGCCAACCAACACGTGGTCGGCCTGTTCGATGGGGCGAGGCTCGTGGGGGTGAACATCCACCTGGGCTTTGGATCGCAGGCCTACTCGGCGTTCACGCTCGTGGACCGGCGTTACCGCGGCTGCGGCGGCGGCCGCAAAATGATCGAGCACGCCGTGGCCATTTCGTACGAGCGCAAGTTCGAGAGCATCTACGTGAACATCAACGTTCGCAACCTGCCCTCGATCGCCGCGTACCGCGCCTGCGGCTTCCACCCGATGCGCTGGTGGTCCGACGAAGCCGACCCGCTGGCCTCCGCCGAGCGGCAGCAAATGGTCTTCGAGTTGGATCTGACGAAGCGCCGGCCCTAG
- a CDS encoding putative zinc-binding metallopeptidase: protein MIPFEEATTTARTKSSTPIRELGLTITGTVLEPIIAQFEKERLRAGILKVRPRYYLSTEWGVPEATVAIAIPFYLVRPELTLIHAEHACHVEGSGPKEILRYLRHEMGHVVNYAYRLHERKDWTERFGPMARPYEEEYRPRPFSREFVHHLPGWYAQKHPDEDWAETFAVWMTPDLDWRKEYAKWPGALRKLEYCDRMMIEIRGSDPVITSAELDGDVATLSMSLEQFYQDYEGRPSERVAGLDRMLVSLFSDSQEAGIRLAVSDLIRRLERDLPGSVYHWTGHMPERTLGLLAQMAERADALALTFRVERDHELTIAVTSLVTALAMHWLQSGRYET from the coding sequence ATGATCCCGTTCGAGGAAGCGACCACAACGGCGCGAACCAAGAGCAGCACGCCCATCCGCGAGCTGGGGCTGACCATCACGGGGACGGTCCTCGAACCCATCATTGCGCAGTTCGAGAAGGAGCGGCTCCGGGCCGGCATTCTCAAGGTGCGTCCGCGCTACTACCTCTCGACGGAGTGGGGGGTGCCCGAGGCGACGGTGGCCATCGCCATCCCCTTCTACTTGGTGCGTCCCGAGCTGACGTTGATCCACGCCGAGCACGCGTGCCACGTGGAGGGTTCGGGCCCGAAGGAAATTTTGCGGTATCTGCGCCACGAAATGGGGCACGTGGTCAATTACGCGTACCGCCTCCACGAGCGCAAAGATTGGACGGAGCGCTTCGGCCCCATGGCCCGCCCCTACGAGGAGGAGTACCGCCCGCGCCCATTCAGCCGCGAATTCGTGCACCATTTGCCTGGTTGGTACGCGCAAAAGCACCCCGACGAAGATTGGGCCGAGACCTTCGCGGTGTGGATGACACCGGATCTCGATTGGCGAAAAGAATATGCCAAATGGCCCGGCGCCCTGCGCAAACTCGAATATTGCGATCGCATGATGATCGAGATTCGCGGGAGCGATCCGGTCATCACCTCGGCCGAACTCGACGGCGACGTCGCCACGTTGTCGATGTCACTGGAGCAATTCTACCAAGACTACGAAGGCCGCCCGAGCGAGCGCGTGGCAGGGCTCGATCGCATGCTGGTGAGCCTCTTCTCGGACAGCCAAGAAGCCGGCATCCGCCTCGCCGTTTCGGATTTGATCCGGCGCCTCGAACGCGATCTTCCAGGCTCCGTCTACCATTGGACGGGCCACATGCCCGAGCGCACCCTGGGTTTGCTCGCCCAAATGGCCGAACGAGCCGACGCCCTCGCGCTCACCTTCCGCGTCGAACGCGATCACGAGCTCACCATCGCCGTCACCAGCTTGGTCACCGCATTGGCGATGCACTGGCTGCAGAGCGGGCGTTACGAGACGTAG
- a CDS encoding YkgJ family cysteine cluster protein yields the protein MSSRLPVIPSSLPCFPCPHDSICCSWGTSLNAKEAETLKSLYGDDAIVWDDEENEWRTRVDGDRCMFLKSNACSLHDRPEYPSVCRCFPWSDPETGGPYQYDLSICPELPQDEEPAES from the coding sequence GTGAGCTCCCGCCTGCCCGTGATCCCGAGCAGCTTGCCATGCTTCCCGTGCCCGCACGATTCCATCTGCTGCTCGTGGGGCACGTCGCTCAACGCGAAGGAGGCCGAAACGCTCAAGTCGCTCTACGGCGACGACGCCATCGTGTGGGACGACGAAGAGAACGAATGGCGCACCCGCGTCGATGGCGACCGCTGCATGTTCCTCAAGAGCAATGCGTGCAGTCTGCACGATCGCCCCGAGTACCCTTCCGTGTGCCGCTGCTTTCCGTGGAGCGATCCCGAGACGGGCGGGCCGTACCAATACGACTTGTCGATCTGCCCAGAACTGCCGCAGGACGAGGAGCCCGCGGAGAGTTAG
- a CDS encoding L,D-transpeptidase, which produces MSVVTFGSARFSKAAVLAGAWLLWGTGCRNHANDAPSSNDADASAEGTVVPMPVAADAGPPGSPPPTPKVGAIVSPAPVFSATEFPPRDPNKASEERQGVFRLGYLRKGALVEVKPQIVKKGNCAEGWYELVTGGFVCGKYVTSDMNNKELANAAHVPYADGPLPYEYGLNLTNGTPLFRRAPSRKERTDAERGLAIGKTKRGPDGKALPTPEAAAMAASGQDTPWYLKSHGGRPQVTFDELKGETGLIVWRMVRGFYLSLDKEVKLPAGKMWRTTDGYFAPSDHLIVHKPTTEFEGVWVGHDDEKRKLPLGFITHPRAWRYQYDEAEKKVRRNENVPRFTIVQLTGKKVIVEERAYYETSDGYWMKDLDGQPVMASAPPSDLAKGEKWIDINLKTQSLVAYEGDKPVYATIVSTGRHNDEDKSQDHRTPMGSYRIREKHTSATMDDDATSEGPYSIQDVPWIMYFHGSYALHGAFWHSSFGHERSHGCVNMTPHDAKNVFEWAGPTLPKGWHGVRATDKNAGARVIVHE; this is translated from the coding sequence ATGTCGGTCGTGACGTTCGGCTCAGCCCGGTTTTCCAAGGCAGCCGTGCTTGCAGGTGCTTGGCTTTTGTGGGGGACGGGATGCCGCAATCACGCCAACGACGCGCCATCCTCGAACGATGCGGACGCCTCCGCGGAGGGCACGGTGGTTCCCATGCCCGTGGCCGCCGATGCTGGCCCACCCGGTAGCCCGCCGCCAACGCCCAAGGTCGGCGCCATCGTGTCGCCCGCCCCCGTCTTCAGTGCGACGGAATTTCCACCGCGCGATCCGAACAAGGCCAGCGAGGAGCGGCAGGGCGTCTTCCGCCTGGGCTACCTGCGCAAGGGCGCGCTCGTCGAGGTGAAGCCGCAGATCGTCAAGAAGGGCAACTGCGCGGAGGGCTGGTACGAGCTCGTCACCGGCGGCTTCGTTTGCGGCAAGTACGTCACGTCCGATATGAACAACAAGGAACTGGCCAATGCGGCGCACGTCCCGTACGCCGATGGCCCGCTTCCTTACGAGTACGGTCTGAACCTCACCAACGGCACGCCGCTCTTCCGCCGCGCCCCCTCGCGCAAGGAGCGCACGGACGCCGAGCGCGGGCTGGCCATCGGCAAAACGAAGCGCGGGCCCGATGGCAAGGCGCTTCCCACGCCGGAGGCCGCGGCCATGGCTGCCTCGGGCCAGGACACGCCGTGGTACCTGAAAAGCCACGGCGGGCGCCCGCAGGTCACCTTCGACGAGTTGAAGGGCGAGACGGGCCTCATCGTCTGGCGCATGGTGCGCGGGTTCTATCTGTCGCTGGACAAAGAAGTGAAGCTGCCCGCGGGCAAAATGTGGCGCACCACGGATGGCTATTTCGCGCCGAGCGATCACCTGATCGTGCACAAGCCCACGACGGAGTTCGAGGGCGTGTGGGTCGGCCACGACGACGAAAAGCGCAAGCTTCCGCTGGGCTTCATCACCCACCCGCGCGCGTGGCGCTACCAATACGACGAAGCCGAAAAGAAGGTGCGCCGCAACGAAAACGTGCCGCGCTTCACCATCGTGCAGCTCACCGGCAAGAAGGTCATCGTCGAGGAGCGGGCCTACTACGAGACGAGCGACGGCTACTGGATGAAGGACCTCGACGGCCAGCCCGTGATGGCCAGCGCCCCGCCCTCGGATCTCGCCAAAGGCGAGAAGTGGATCGATATCAATCTAAAGACGCAATCACTCGTGGCCTACGAAGGCGACAAACCGGTTTATGCGACCATCGTTTCGACCGGCCGCCACAACGACGAAGACAAGTCGCAAGATCATCGCACGCCCATGGGCTCGTACCGCATTCGCGAAAAGCACACGTCGGCCACGATGGATGACGATGCCACGAGCGAAGGCCCGTACTCGATCCAAGACGTTCCCTGGATCATGTATTTTCACGGCAGCTACGCGCTCCACGGCGCCTTCTGGCACTCGAGCTTCGGCCACGAGCGCAGCCACGGCTGCGTGAACATGACCCCGCACGACGCGAAGAACGTCTTCGAATGGGCCGGCCCCACCCTGCCCAAGGGCTGGCACGGCGTCCGCGCCACCGACAAGAATGCGGGCGCCCGGGTCATCGTGCACGAGTGA
- a CDS encoding alpha-L-fucosidase, giving the protein MGTRNLGSAVLFAAMTLSLSLTAQTDAMRANQVVTISSNDTTTRILAKAASVTPSARQLAWQRMELTAFLHFGPNTFDDREWGTGTEDPNLFNPSALDTDQWVTSLQQAGFKQAILTAKHHDGYLLYPTRYSTQSVKSSSWQGGKGNVLRSFVDSAHKFGMRVGFYLSPADMHEALEGGRYGNGSTAVTTTIPEPGLDGTRPPGPAFTVTADDYNRYYMNTLYELLTEYGPIDEVWWDGANAVSGKINPSDFPDWTRLVRGLQPDAVIFQDGGPDVRWVGNENGVARESEYSVLPFTGSAAGAVDRITLPADVTARDLGSDTLLGKRNADGTSAWNFLKWLPAECDARLEPGWFWSTNRHEPKSLVDLQSMYYASVGRNCVLLLDVPPDNRGRLTDADIARLNEFAQWRLRVFGIDLARGARAANGDDTTNTAGNVPAHAVDGNDDTQWQPASSTGVLMVDLGAAQEVNAFGLQENIRMGQRVTSFVVDAWQGGAWTTLTWGTVIGYKRLVRLSTPVTTSKLRLRITSARGPAAISTFGVYRDR; this is encoded by the coding sequence ATGGGCACTCGGAATCTTGGAAGCGCCGTGCTGTTTGCAGCGATGACGCTGTCTCTCTCACTCACCGCGCAGACCGACGCCATGAGGGCGAATCAGGTGGTTACCATTTCATCGAACGATACGACGACCCGAATCCTTGCCAAGGCAGCCAGCGTGACACCGTCGGCGCGCCAGCTGGCGTGGCAGCGCATGGAGCTCACCGCGTTCTTACACTTCGGGCCCAATACGTTCGACGATCGCGAGTGGGGGACGGGCACGGAAGATCCGAACCTTTTCAACCCCTCGGCGCTGGACACGGATCAATGGGTGACATCCCTGCAACAGGCAGGGTTCAAACAGGCCATTTTGACGGCGAAGCATCACGACGGATACCTGCTCTACCCGACGCGCTACAGCACGCAGTCGGTGAAGTCGAGTTCGTGGCAAGGGGGCAAGGGGAACGTCCTGCGTTCGTTCGTCGATTCCGCACACAAGTTCGGCATGCGGGTCGGGTTTTATCTCTCGCCCGCCGACATGCACGAAGCGTTGGAAGGCGGGCGATACGGCAACGGCAGCACGGCTGTCACGACGACGATTCCCGAACCTGGCCTCGATGGGACGCGGCCGCCCGGGCCAGCATTCACCGTGACTGCGGACGACTACAATCGCTATTACATGAATACGCTCTACGAGCTGCTCACGGAATACGGCCCGATCGACGAGGTGTGGTGGGACGGCGCCAATGCGGTCAGCGGCAAAATCAACCCTTCGGATTTTCCCGATTGGACACGCCTGGTCCGCGGGCTGCAGCCGGATGCGGTGATCTTCCAAGACGGCGGCCCCGACGTGCGCTGGGTCGGCAACGAGAACGGCGTCGCGCGAGAAAGCGAATACAGCGTGTTGCCGTTCACCGGGAGCGCGGCCGGCGCCGTCGATCGAATCACCCTACCGGCGGATGTCACGGCAAGGGACCTGGGGAGCGACACCTTGCTCGGGAAGCGCAACGCCGACGGCACCAGCGCGTGGAACTTCTTGAAATGGCTCCCGGCAGAATGCGACGCGAGGCTCGAACCGGGTTGGTTCTGGAGCACGAACCGTCACGAGCCCAAGTCGCTGGTCGACCTACAGTCCATGTATTACGCATCCGTCGGACGCAATTGCGTGCTGCTGCTCGACGTACCGCCGGACAATCGGGGACGCCTCACGGACGCCGACATCGCCCGGCTGAACGAATTTGCCCAATGGCGATTGCGTGTTTTCGGCATCGACCTGGCGCGGGGTGCGCGAGCCGCGAACGGCGACGACACGACGAACACCGCAGGCAACGTACCGGCCCACGCAGTGGATGGAAATGACGACACGCAGTGGCAGCCCGCGTCGAGTACCGGTGTTTTGATGGTCGACTTGGGTGCGGCCCAAGAGGTGAACGCCTTCGGCTTGCAGGAGAACATCCGCATGGGCCAGCGGGTAACGTCGTTCGTCGTCGACGCTTGGCAAGGCGGCGCCTGGACCACGCTGACGTGGGGCACGGTCATCGGCTACAAGCGGCTGGTTCGCTTGTCGACACCGGTCACGACATCGAAGCTGCGCTTGCGCATCACGTCCGCCCGAGGCCCGGCAGCCATCTCCACCTTTGGCGTCTACCGCGACCGGTAG
- a CDS encoding SDR family oxidoreductase gives MIALVTGGAGFIGSHIVEHLVRSGHRARVYDNFSAGKRENLRHIPEDKLEIIEADVRDSPRLEYTMAGCDVVFHQAAIVSVPYSVDHPQETHDVNLQGTMNVLFAAKRQGVKRIVFAGSAAVYGEDPELPKRESMREDPISPYGVEKLASELYLRTYARLHGVESVTLRYFNVFGPRQDPKSPYSGVISVLVDRALRGETPTLFGDGNQSRDFVFVRDVAQANLLAATVPGVGGRVYNVGRGQRTTLLELVAMLGRTVGRGITPEHQPPRAGDIRDSLADISRARTELGFDPKVSVEEGLRELVAYTRGG, from the coding sequence ATGATTGCGCTGGTCACCGGAGGCGCAGGTTTCATCGGATCACACATCGTCGAGCACCTCGTGCGCAGCGGACATCGCGCGCGGGTGTACGACAACTTCTCCGCGGGGAAGCGTGAAAATTTACGCCACATCCCCGAGGACAAACTGGAGATCATCGAGGCCGACGTGCGCGATTCGCCGCGGCTCGAATACACCATGGCCGGGTGCGACGTGGTCTTTCACCAAGCGGCCATCGTTTCGGTTCCTTATTCGGTCGACCATCCTCAGGAGACCCACGACGTCAACCTGCAAGGCACGATGAACGTGCTTTTCGCGGCCAAACGCCAAGGCGTCAAACGCATCGTCTTCGCGGGATCGGCCGCCGTGTACGGCGAAGATCCGGAATTGCCCAAGCGCGAATCGATGCGCGAAGATCCGATATCGCCTTACGGGGTCGAAAAGCTCGCCAGCGAATTGTACCTTCGCACGTACGCGCGGCTGCACGGCGTGGAGTCGGTCACCCTTCGCTACTTCAATGTGTTCGGCCCGCGGCAAGATCCCAAGTCGCCCTACAGCGGTGTGATCAGCGTTTTGGTCGATCGGGCCCTGCGCGGTGAGACGCCGACGCTGTTCGGCGATGGGAACCAGTCGCGCGACTTCGTCTTCGTGCGCGACGTGGCGCAGGCCAATCTGCTCGCGGCGACGGTGCCGGGCGTCGGAGGGCGCGTGTACAACGTCGGCCGCGGACAGCGCACCACCTTGCTCGAATTGGTGGCCATGCTCGGACGCACCGTCGGGCGCGGCATCACGCCGGAGCACCAGCCGCCGCGCGCGGGCGACATCCGCGATTCGCTGGCGGACATTTCCCGGGCGCGCACCGAGCTGGGCTTCGATCCGAAGGTCAGCGTGGAAGAGGGCCTCAGGGAGCTGGTCGCGTACACGCGAGGCGGGTGA
- a CDS encoding ATP-grasp domain-containing protein, which translates to MRITVLTYLEKQGDTSYDPVADQVANALRAEKHTVKVFAVHGDIVTLVEGLREQRPTLVFNLMEAFGGNLFGEIGVAGALQLLSLRHTGGGPGEFYLQQDKALTKELLAFHGVPFPNYAVFRKDNYPDTSGRLRMPLIVKPLRMDASIGIESNSLVRSATQMMKRIVAIHEKVKDAALVEEYIEGREFYVGVLGNRKPIALPPIEMDFSGLPAGMPRVLGRRAKWVKSSPEYKGTRSKIAEIPNETKLQLQRVAIDAYRALRVRDYGRIDLRLTPGGEVYVIEVNASCYLEKSSEFATAAQAAGIRYANLVNAIAKLALARFRRPY; encoded by the coding sequence ATGCGCATCACCGTCCTCACGTATTTGGAAAAGCAAGGCGACACCTCGTACGACCCCGTCGCCGATCAAGTGGCCAATGCGCTGAGGGCGGAGAAGCACACGGTCAAAGTCTTCGCCGTGCACGGCGACATCGTCACCCTCGTGGAAGGCCTGCGCGAACAGCGCCCGACCCTCGTGTTCAACCTGATGGAGGCCTTCGGCGGAAATCTCTTCGGCGAAATCGGGGTGGCGGGCGCGCTGCAGCTCCTGAGCCTCCGCCACACCGGGGGCGGCCCCGGCGAGTTTTACCTGCAGCAGGACAAGGCGCTCACCAAAGAGCTGCTCGCCTTTCACGGGGTACCGTTTCCAAACTATGCCGTTTTCCGCAAGGACAACTACCCCGATACGAGCGGCCGCCTGCGCATGCCGCTCATCGTGAAGCCGCTGCGCATGGATGCCTCCATCGGCATCGAGTCCAATTCGCTCGTGCGCAGCGCCACGCAAATGATGAAGCGCATCGTGGCGATCCACGAAAAGGTGAAGGACGCCGCCCTCGTCGAAGAGTACATCGAAGGCCGCGAATTTTACGTCGGCGTCTTGGGAAACCGAAAACCCATTGCGCTGCCGCCCATCGAAATGGACTTCTCCGGCCTGCCCGCAGGCATGCCGCGCGTCCTCGGCCGGCGCGCCAAATGGGTCAAGTCCAGCCCCGAATACAAAGGCACCCGCTCGAAGATCGCCGAGATCCCCAACGAGACCAAGTTGCAACTCCAACGCGTCGCGATCGACGCGTACCGCGCCCTGCGGGTGCGCGACTACGGCCGCATCGACCTGCGCCTCACACCGGGCGGCGAAGTCTACGTCATCGAGGTCAACGCGAGCTGCTACCTCGAAAAATCGTCCGAATTCGCCACCGCCGCCCAAGCCGCCGGCATCCGCTACGCGAACCTGGTGAACGCCATTGCCAAGCTGGCGCTGGCGCGATTTCGGCGGCCGTATTGA